GTGGGGTAACCAGCCCGGTTTTCGTATTGATTTCGTGTAAACCGCCCCCTTCGGTAACCGCCCATAATTGGTCCGTATCACCCTCACATACACTCGTAATGATACTGTTTCGAAAACTGTGTTCTGGCTGCCGGGGATTAGGCTGAAAGACAGTAAACGTAGCGCCGTCATACTTTGCCAAGCCCTCCTGGGTACCAAACCACATGTAGCCCTGCCGATCCTGAAGAATACAATTGATCGAATTGCTGGGAAGCCCGTCTTTGATGGATAGATGCTCAAATTGATTGGCGATGGGGTACTGCCGGAGCGTTGAATGGGCCCTACCCGGAGCAGGGTATGATTGGGCCAATGCCTGCACAAGTGGCATGAGCAGGAAGGCAAGAAAGTAGGGGCGCATTCAAGAAGGAGGTTAAGCTTCCTTAAAAGTAAGTATATTTACTTGCAATCCACCCAAGAAGAAACTTGCTTAGTAAAAACTTCAAAAGCTATTTGACAGGTGGTTCTGCCAACCATTTTCTGAGCATAAAGTAACATCGAGTAAGTAAATTTCGCTAATCCAGTCCTCTATCTACTTGTTGGGGTATTCGACCCTGACTCCCTCACGTTCAGACAAAGCATTAGATACCTGGCGTTTCAATTTCGATCAGAAAATGGCCCATCGCTGCTATTTAATGAACGCACAATTACCTTGAGACCAATCAATTATTCGTATTTGCTGACTTGCTAAAATCGTCCACGAAAACGTCCCAATAAATGATTTTAGTACAAGACAAAACGTAGAGTTTTTCCATTAAGGGCGATTGACCAATGGTGTCTTTGCATCCGTTCTAACTTGTAAAAACGGTTGTCAATAACTGCTCGTAACTTAAGCCCCGATACCGCGAGTTCAGTTACCAGCGACCTCCTATCAGTATCTATTACTTGACAAAGCGCCGTTTACTCGTGGCAGTGGGGGTAGGAAAATCCGGGGGAATGGGAATGTCGACTTTGCCGGTGGCAGCCCACTGAGCCCCCCGCAGCAGGCAAGTGATGAACCCAACGCACTCAACCGAATAATCCATATGACCCAGAGGGGTATGAAAAATTCGCCCTTTCCCATAGTTGATCGTCATCAACATAGGTTCATGGCGATCGGTGCCTTTATTGTCTTTCGATGAGTACGCCGTGGCCAGCACACGCATGTGCTCGGCAGGCCCGCGCAGGCGGTCGTACAGTTCGTCTTTGGTGTGCATCCAGGTGAGCGGCATGCCTTTGGTAATGGGGTGGTTTGTCTGCCGAACCGTCAAGAGAATCTCCTGCTGCGCCCCGTGCGATCCGGCCAGCCCGGCCTGGGCGTCTCTAACTAGTTTTCCTTCATGGTTATAATATACATAGGGGCCGTCTTTTTCGGTACGATCGCCCCAGCCACCTAGGCCGATCATTTTGTTGTAGGCGGGCCAATGTGGAAACGAGTTGTCGGCCGCATGGATGACGACAAGACCACCCCCCTTTTTGATAAAGTGGTCAAAATCACGTTGCGTCTGATCGGACCAGGGGGCGGCATGCCAGCCAAAATTGCAGACGACCAAGTCGTAACTGGAGAAGTCGGGATGGAAGCTCGAGTCAGCTCGAGCGATGGGTAAGGCTTTGGTTGCCCGGACACTCGGAATTTTATAGTCGTCCATCAACTCCTGGCCATTCCAGGTATAATACGAGCGCTGTACATCGACCGAAAACTTACCTGTTTCTTCCAGGTAACGCTTCATCATAAAGGTGATTTTGGGCCATTGTTCGTGGGTATTCTGTCCATCGACGATGAGTGTGCGAATGATTGAATGCTTTCCTTTTTGGGGTGACTGAGCCAGAAGAGCATAGGCACTAAGGAGCATCAGCAGTAGACTAGCGACTAGCGGTTTCATGAACGTTTCGTGGTTAAGGGAGTGGGGCATAACAGCGCCGGGACAGCCCCACGTTATACGCCCATTCAGGCGATAGTCTTAAAAACAAGTACGGGCTTGAATATACTTTAGTTTGGTGCTGGCTCTCCCTATCCTACGGCAGCAAATGACTTCATTCTCTCAACTCAGGTGGATGCCATCAGCGTTTATCTTCCAGATTCTATTTGATACCGCTTAAACCAGAAATTGCCTTGAAGAAGTGAGGAAAATAATTGGTCAAACAAAAGCTTCGATGAATACTGGATAAGACATTACCGACTGACAAGCTGTGTTTTAACGGGTGCCCGGTCGGCGAGGTCTTCGCTGGCCGTTTTCAGGATAACGTCACCCGCCTTTAGATCACCAAATATTTGCATTTGACCCGCCGAATCGTCGCCTTTCTGGACACTCACCCGAACGGCTTTACCAGCCACCACTTTCTGAACAAATGTCTGATCCAGCGTACTGATGACAGCGGATTTGGGTACGTACAAGCTCCCCTCACGGGAGGAGCTTACGGGCAAACGAACCGAAGCAAACATACCGGGTTTTAACTTACCGCCTTTATTCTGAAAATCGATTTCGACCAGTTCCGAACGGGTTTCGGGCCGCACGCTGTTGGCGATGCGATTGATCCGTCCCGTAAAGGTTTGATTCGGAAAGCTACGAACCGAAAATTGAACCGGATTGCCCCGGCGAATATCACCCAGGTACGCTTCTGGAACCGCGATGCGCAGGCGTAGCCGGTCGAGTTGTTTGATTTTCAGCATGGGGACGCCGTTCTGCCCGCCCGGCCCGACAAAAGCACCCGGCGACAGGCGACGGTCGGTAATAACACCCGTGAAGGGAGCCGTAATTTTGAGATAACTCACCAGTTGCTGCACCGAACTATAATGGGCATTAGCCGCCACGACGCCCAGACTATCCGATATGGCTTTGGTTCGGGCCGTTTCCAGATCGACGGGCGAAATGGCTCCTAATGTGCGGCTGGTCCGCAGTACGCGCAGAAAAATGCCTTTACTGGCTCCGTAAACGGCTTCAGCGGCTTTCACTTTCGAATACGCTTCGGTCAGGTTGGCCGTCAGTTCGGGGGCTTCCAGCTCGGCCAGGACCTGCCCTTTCCTGACTTGATCACCAATATCGACGTGCAGCGCTTTGACGTAGCTACTAACGCGAGGGTACAGGTCCGTTTCGTAATAGCTTTCCAGCTCACCCGGCAGGTTTAGCTCCGATGCGGGCCGGGAAGCCGCCACCCGAATGGCTTCGTACCGAATTTCTTCCTCAACGGGCGCTTCGTCCATCCGGCTTTTTTCGGCGGATGAGTTACCGCACTGGCTCAACAGAAATCCCATACCGGTAATAAGCGCTACGTGCAAACCAAGGCGGAGAACAGAATATAGATGCATAATTTTGATCGGCTGGTTAGTAGGTAAGTGTGGTTTCGGTCGACTCAGCAGGTACTCTGGAATTACCATCGTAGACTGTACTGGTCGGATCATCCGGGTCAAGGGAGGGCGAATCGAACGCTGTTTTACGTTGTATGGCCGCAAAAACGACGGGTAGAATCAGCAGAGCCGCAATCGTCGAAAAAAACAGACCCCCAATCACGGCCCGACCCAGCGGAGCGGTTTGTTCGCCGGACTCACCCAGCCCACTGGCCATCGGAATCATCCCGGCAATCATGGCCAGGGCAGTCATTAAAATCGGTCTTAGCCGGGCGGCCCCCGCCACCCGCGCAGCCGCCCGGGCATCCCGGTACCGTAGCCGCAGGGATTCGGCGTTGGTCACCAGCAACAACGCATTCGCCACCGACACGCCCACTGACATGATAATGCCCATGTAGGATTGCAGATTCAGCGTCTGACCCGTTACTAAAAGCAGCGTGAGTGAGCCCGCCAGCACGGCCGGAATGCTAACCAGCACGACGCTGGCCACTTTAAAAGATTGATAGTTGGCCGCCAGCAACAGAAAGATTACGACAATGGCCAGCCCTAGTCCGAATTGCAGGCTGCTGAGTGTTTCCTGAAGCAGTTGCGCCAATCCCCGTAATTCAACCACGGAGCCTTTCGGTGGATCGCCAGCCGCTGCGATTGCCGCCTGTACATCCCGCGTGGCCGTGCCTAAATCCTGGTTATTGATGTTGGCCGATACGGTAATGATCCGCCGGGGACCAATGCGGTCGTATTGACCCGGCACGGTCGTGGGCGTAATCGTCGCTACGTCGCCAAGGGTGGGCCGCATTTGCCCTTTTACCAGGGGAATAGCCTGAATATCAGCCACCGATTTCATCTGATCCTGCTCTAACTGAATTTGCACCTGATAGGCAAATCCTTTCGATTGATCGAGCCATAGATTTTTCGCGGTGAAACGGCTGGACGACGTCGCGGCCACCAGCGATTTGGAAATCTCATCGGTACTCAGACCCAGTTGAGCGGCCCGCTCGCGGTCCACCTGAATCTTTACCGTCGGATAACTAAGCGGCTGGTTGATGCGCAGATCACGCAGGTACGGAATCTCGTGCAAACGGGCCAGCAATTTATTGGCGTAGTGCTGACCTTCTGTAAGGTCTTTGCCGCCCACCAATACTTCGATGGGCGTTTGGGCCCCCTGACTCATAATCTTATCGGTCAAATCGATGGGTTCAAACGACAACTGGACGTTGGGCATCTGCTGACGAACCCGCTGACGGATCTGTTCTTTCAGCGCGTCCATCGACTCGACCGGATACTCCTCCGAGAGATTAATTTGCAGAACGGCTTCGTGCGGCCCGGAGTTGAATACATACAGCGCACTGGTGCCGTAACTGGAGGGCGTCATCCCCACAAAGGCCGATGAAATAGACACATTTTTGGCTCCCACAATCGCATCAATCTGCTTAATCACCCGCTTGGTCAGCTCTTCCGTCCGTTCGATGCGTAGACCCTGTGGCCCCACGATCCGCAGCTGAAACTGGTGCGCGTGAGTTTGCCGGGGCATCATATCCTGGCCAATCTGGGTGAAGCCGACGCCGATCATGAGCGCACAAACCAATACATAAACGCTGATGACCAACGTTCGATGGCCCATCAATCTATCTAGCAACCGTAGATAGCCTAGCTTGAAGCGCTCAAAACCGGTTATTTTTTCGGGATGCTTTTCTTCGTATATTTCTTGCTGGGTTTCGGGCTGATGATTCAGATCGGGCAGGATGCTTAGCTCGTGTAGGCTGGCGTGTTGGTGGTTTTTGAGCCACCAGTTAGCCACTACCGGCACAAACACTTGCGAGAGTACATAGGAGACAATGATCGAAAAGCCAACCGATAGTGAGAGCGGTAGGAACATGCCCCGAGGTACGCCCGTCATCAGAAAAGCCGGGGCGAAAACGGCCAGAATACAGAGCGTAATGAGCAGCAGTGGAAACGACATTTCCTGACAGGCATCCAGAATAGCGCGGGCTTTGGGTTTTCCCATCTCCAGGTGCTGGTGAATGTTTTCAATCACCACCGTTGCCTGATCGACCAGAATGCCGATGGCCAGCGCCAGACCCGACAGGGTCATAATATTGATAGTCTGTCCCGTCAAGTTGAGCAGCAAAATAGCGCTCAGAATCGACACCGGAATCGTCAGAATAACAATCAGCGAACTGCGCCAGTCGCCCAGAAACAGCAGCACCATCAGGCCCGTCAAGATAGCGCCTAATCCTCCCTCAACGGCCAGACTATGCACGGCCTGCGTGACGTAGACCGACTGGTCAAATTCGTAGGTGAGCTGCACATCATCGGGCAGTAACGCTTTCATTTCGGTGAGTTTGGCTTTCAGCGCGCTCACAACGCTCATCGTAGAGGCATCGGCGCTTTTAGTGACCGGAATATAAACCGACCGTTTGCCGTTGACCAGCGCGTAGCCTACGGGTATGTCGGTGGCGTCTTCTATTGTTGCGACATCCCGCAGAAACACGGTTGGCCCAACCCCTTTCCGTAAGGGAATGTTCATAAACTCCCCTACTTTGTCGAGTACCGTATTACTGGGCGTCATGACGGTATAATCGCCCATCTGAACGCTACCCGCAGGAGAAATCTGGTTGTTTTTGACCACCGACTGCACAATTTCGTCAGGGGTCAACTCATAGCTGCGCATCCGTTCGGGATCGACTTTCACCACCACGGTTCGTTCGTTACCCCCGAATGGCGGAGGAGCGGATGCGCCTGGAATCTGTGAAAACAGGGGGCGAATACGGGTCGAGGCCAGATCCTGCATCTCGCCCAGCGATGCCCGGCGGCTGCTGAACACTAATTGGCCTACGGGCAGGCTCGACGCGTCGAATCGCACAACCGTGGGCGGCACGGTGCCGGGCGGCAGGTAGTTCATCACCCGACTCACCTGATTGGCTACTTCGCCCGATACCTGGGCCATATTAACGTCTTCGTAAAACGTACATTTCACTAGACACAGGCCCTGAATATTTTTCACCTCCACCGCTTTAATGCCCGATACGTAGAGCAACTGATTCTGGTACCGAGTCGCAATAAATCCCTCCATCTGAGCGGGGGTCATACCCCCGTAGGGCTGGGCAATGTAAATCGTGGGCAGGTTAAGCCGGGGAAAAATATCGACCGGAACCTGGAGCAGAGCCAGCACCGCAAACAGCACAACACCCGCCAGTGCGACGATCACCGTAATAGGTTTGGTTAAGGCAGCTTTGATCATGATCGTTTAGCGGGGAAGTTGTTGAAGGAAGGAATCTAAATCACCGACCGTAGCGGCCCGAAGCAGCAGCGCCCGCCAGACACTATTGGTCACCAGTGCCTGATCGACCTCAGCCCGGTTGAGCAGCGCACTCGTTTGGGTCAGCGCCTGAATATTGTCCAGACCCGATTCATAGCGGGCCTGCGATTGAATATACGCCTGCTGGGCGGCATCCAGTTGCAGAGGGGCCTGCTGGGCGCGGGCCTGCGCCAGTTGCAGCTGGAGAATGGCGTTTTGACTAGCGGCCTGAATCCCCAGTGCCTGCTGGTCGTAGGCTTGCTGACTGGCATTAACCCGTTCCTTTTGGGCCGACAGCGCATATTTAGTTCGCCATAAGTCGGTGGGCCGCCAGATGGCCGTCACCCCAAGTATATAATTATAAGATCGTAAGGGTAAGCCAGCACCCAGCGAAGGATCGATTCGGAACGTCCCGTCGGGCTGAGCCTGTTCACTGATGCCCGAGCCGCGTCCCTGAAGCGATCCCAGCACCGAAATGGAGGGTAGTGCCCCCGCCTTTAGCAAGGTTTCATTCGCCCGACCCAGTTCAATCGTCTTTTGGAAGACTCGTAATTGGGGGTGAAGGGCCGGATTGCTGCCGGGCGCCAGGGGCAGTTGAGGGAGCTGGTTATAAAACGCCATAGAGTCCAGTTGCGCGGTCGGATTGGGCTGACCAATCAATTCGGTTAACCGAAGTACCTGTTGCTGAGCTACCTGCTGACTCTCCAGCACTTGCAGCCGGGCCCGGGCCACTTCGGCATTGGCCACGGCACTGTCGATGCCTGGTCGTAGGCCACCCTCCGTACTGGCCCGAATGATCCGCTGAAGCTCCTGCGCCCGTTGAAGATTGGCGGTTTGGATGTCCACCGATTTTTTGGCATTCAGCGCTAACAGATAGGCGTCACAAACCCGTACCTGGTGAGTGAACAGTTCCCCTTCATAATCAGCGTTCGCCTGTTCAATCGCCAATCGGGCCTGACTCCGCCGGGCCTGCCGGCGACCAAACGTAATGGCTTCCCAATCCACGACCATCGACACCCCGCTGGTCCAGGTAGCCTGGTTATTAAATCCATCGGTCCGTACGCCCGATATCGGCAGCAGCAGCCCCCCATTGGACACGTAGGCTCCGCGAACCTGATTGGAGGTAGCATTCAAGGTCTGCGCCTGCACACCGGCCTGGGGCAACAGGGCCAGGTTCAACATCTGGGCATCGGCTTCGGCAGCCCGAATGGTGGCTTGTTTTCCGCGCAGGCTGGGGTAACTGGTCTGGGCCATTTCCAGTGCTTCAGGTAGCGTAATCCGGTTTGATGAACCAGCCGGATTGACGGCCGATTGTGCCAGACTTTGACCAGTCCAGCAACTAATCAAGTAAGGTAGTAGCCAAAAATATCGTTTATTTCCGCTGAGCATGCGCCTTTTCGATGAATAAGGTCAAAGCTACCGGCAGGAGATTAGAGCGAAATTAGAGCCAGATTAGATGTTATTAGAGAGTATTATACCCGATGCAACGGCAGGATGACTTCGGTGAGGGTGCCTCCACCGGGGCGCGGCCGTAGACGGAGCCGCCCCTGGTGCAGGGAAATAATGCGATGGGCCAGGGTCAACCCAATCCCGAACCCATCGATGGCCTGTACGTTAGACCCGCGGACCAATGGCAGTAACACCCGATCCTCTTCACCCGGCGTCAGGCCGATACCCCGGTCTTCGATGCGGACACGAACCCTTTCTTCGGTATCCATTTCCAGCAGCAGCGTAACGGGCTGCCCATCGGAGTATTTGGCCGCATTGTCCAACAGATTCAGCAGGGCTGTTTTGAGCAGGTACGCGTTACCCCATACCGTAACGGGCATTGGCTGTTCGAGGATACCATCGCTGAGTTGAACGGACAAGGCTTGCCCGACGCGTTGCTTGCCCAGGGTATCAGCCGCATCGAGCACCATGTCGACCAGTTCGAGGGGTTGGCGGTCGAGCTGCGCATCAACGCCATCAATGCGGGCCAGTTGCAGCAGACCATTGGCTAACGCAGTCAGTTTGTCCAGTTCACTAACCGCTTTAGCCATACCCCGCTTGATATTATCGGCGTCGCTGTCATACAAAATGGACGTTTCCAGCCAGCCCTTAATCGTCGTTAGCGGGGTGCGTAGTTCGTGCGAAGCCTGAGCAATAAAGGAACGTTGATTCTCTACCAGCCGCTCCTGCCGGGTGAGCAAGTCATTGAAGGCCTGGGCCAGTACGCCTACTTCGTCCTGCGGATTATCAGCCTGGAGCCGGAAGGGCAATGGACTGGCTGCGGGCGTATTAATCTGATCGATCAGGTTGTTGAGCGGTTTGAGGGCCTGCCGGGAAAAGACGTATCCCAGCAAAATCACCAGGCCAATAGCCACCACATTACCCCCGATAAACAGGTCGCGCAGATCCTTCTGGCGCTGATACCCATCCTGATCATAGGCGGTAGCAATGGCTACGTATTGCCGGCCATCGGGAGCGGGCGAGACACCCGCGTAGGTCAGCGCGACGCCATCTTTGGGGTAGGTATGGCCGGGACTCTTGTAGCTAAACCGAATCAGCCGCTCGCGCCGAACGCGCTGCCGAAATGCAGCCGAGGCCACAAAATCGTTGGCTGGCTGACTGGCATACATCAAACTGTCGGCGGGGGAATAAACAAACTCAACCTGCTCGGGCATGGACGTAATGACACTACCTGCCACCGCTCCTTTAAGTGTCAGCAATTGCTCGGTGACGCGGGCTTTGCGCGCCAGCCGGTCCTCAATGGATCGCTGGCGGAAATTGGCGTAGGTACTATAGACATAGACCGAAAAAATGAGCAGAATACTCGCCACCAGAGTGGAGAACCAGAGAATGAGCTTGTGTTTGATCTGCATAGCTAGCCGCGTAAAACGTAGCCCATGCCCACAATGGTATGCAACAGCTTCGGGCTGAACTCTTTATCGATTTTTTTGCGCAGGTAATTGATATACACCTCAATTACATTGGTATTGGTATCAAAATGCAGGTCCCACACTTTTTCAGCAATGTCGACCCGGCTCACGGTTCGTCCCTGATTGATCATCAGGTACTCCAGTAAGGCATATTCACGGGCCGTCAGGTCGATACGCTGACCCGCCCGGGTAACCGAATGCCCTTCGGTATCAAGTACCAGATCCGCTACTCGAAGTATTGTTTTCATACCCGTAAAGTCACTGTTTCGCCGGGCCAGTGCTTTGATCCGCAGCATCAGCTCACGAAATTCGAAGGGTTTCACCAGGTAGTCATCGGCCCCCGCCCCGAATCCATTTTCTTTATCGGGCAGACTATCCAGCGCCGTTAGTAGCATAATCGATTGGCGGGGCGAATCCCGCTTGATATAGCGACACAGCTCAAAGCCGTTGATATACGGCAGGTTAACATCCAGTACAATGACGTCGTAAGTATTGTTGTCCGCCAAACTCTTGCCGACCACGCCATCGTAAGCCAGATCAATTTCATAGCCTTCACTCTCTACCCCCTTACGAATGAACGAGGCCAGACTTACTTCGTCTTCAACAAGTAGGATCTTCATAAGGCTATAACTTGAGGGGTCATGCTGCGTAAGGACACCGTATTGTAAGAATTTAACAAAAGTAAACCACTTGCCCGTTAAAATTAGAAAGCAGTCCATGCATACGTGTGCTTGGCTGTTTACCCGCTCTCGCCAGTATTGATTGACAACGCTACTAGTCAGGTCTATCTTTTGAGAAATAACCTGATTCGTCGTAGCCAGGCGGGCAGTTGTATTTCAGTAGGTTGGCCACTCGATTTTAAGTTGCCGATTGGCTTCCCGGGTTCAGCCGCCAGGGCCTCTGATTTAGGGATGACTAATCGCTGGGAAGCGTATAAGCTTTGATGACCCGACATCAGAAAACTAATAACACAGGACACGGCTGCATAAGGCGCAACGGTCGCGCCAAACAACTCAATCGCCAGGATGCTCGACGCAATGGGTGTATTGGTTGTCCCGGCTAAAAGACTTACGAATCCGATAGCCGCGAACGTAGATTGGTCTGCCCCAACCAGGTCAGAAAAAAAGCTTCCCGCCGTAGCACCGATAAACAGGATCGGTGTAATGACACTGCCACTCCGGCTAATGCTTAAAGTAATAATCGTAAACAAAGCTTTAAGCAGAAACGCATACGGGCTCACCTGTAGCCCTTTGATGCAGTCTTCCATCAGATTCAGACCCAGCCCCAAGTAGTCCCGTGAAAACGTAAGGGTTAAGCCAACAAGAATAAGTCCGCCCAATAAGCCTTTCCAGGGTCGCCAGAGCGGAAGTGAATTGGTAAATGCTGTACTTTGCCGAATAGCCCGAATCAGGGTGTAGGCGCACAGGCCAAAAAAGAGCCCCCCCGCCAGAAGCTGAATGAAAAAGCCCTGACCAAAAGCCGGAATAAACGTCAGAGGATAGTAAAAGAAGGTGACACCCAGGGCCGACGAAACCTGATAGGCAGTAAGAGAAGCAATGAAGGCGGGTAGTAACACGTCATAAAAAATAACCCCAACGGCCAGCACCTCGATCCCAAATAAAGCCCCCGCCATGGGCGCGCCGAAGACACAGGCAAATCCAGCGCAAAAGCCGCAGAGGACCATCTTCCGGCGATCAGCATCATCGACTCGAAACAGGTTGGCGCACACGCTGCCGATGCCCGCCCCAATCTGGGCGCAGGGGCTTTCTTTTCCCGCCGAGCCCCCCGTGGCCAGTATCAGGACCACATTAACGACTTTCGTTGGGATAAAACTACCCTCCAGTTTACCGTAGTGTTTATTGATTGCGTCAATCAGGGTATCGGTTCCCAAGTGTCTTTTCAGAACGAACTGGCTGAGCAGATTGGCGAGAAAAAAACTCAGCGGCAACAGATAAAAAATCCGTTGGTAGTGATTGCTTTGCTCAATGACGTAGTGAAGAAAGAGAATAAATCCCGACGCGACAAAACCAACCAGACAACCGATGAGGCTGGCAATAAATAGCCATTTAAGGACTGTAAAAAAAAGGATCAGTTCATCATTGACGCGCATCAGGATGTAAACTTGAGAATGACATCCTCAGTTTAATGGGATTCAGGGAAGCTGAGTTTTCTTTACTTATAGTGCGTATAGTGTGAAAGCTGACTGGACGTTCCTATTGTTTTTGTATATGCAGTCAACTTACCTAGTATTAGAATTAGCTAGCCAACCATTTTTTTAGTTAAAATCCGTATAGTAAAAGGAAGGAAGGTGCCTTTGTTAAATAAAGAAACGTGTAGACTATCAATTAAATAAAGTCTTAATTATTGCAAAGGGAACCGTCCATGAAAACGTCGGTTTCTCACTCAGGCCAAGGCAAGCGACAATTACTCGTAAATGTCGCACAAACTCATCGCCACGATGAGAACAAGCAGTTGATTAGTGAGACGGCAATTTGAGATTGCTACTAATGTCCGGGTAGAACTTCTGGGAGGGAGATAGGCTGTTTGGGGAAAACGGGCGTTAAATAAGAGGGTGATAGACATTTAGCCCTGGTTGTTAACTTTTTGAAAGGCGCGTAAAATAACAAATGATAACTTAGGGGTCTGACCTTCATCGACTACCTATGTCTAGTTCGCTTCGTTGCGCTATCGTTGAAGACGAACCTCTGGCTCAGCAACTGCTTCAAAAATACATTCGCCGAATTTCATCGC
The genomic region above belongs to Spirosoma agri and contains:
- a CDS encoding chloride channel protein is translated as MRVNDELILFFTVLKWLFIASLIGCLVGFVASGFILFLHYVIEQSNHYQRIFYLLPLSFFLANLLSQFVLKRHLGTDTLIDAINKHYGKLEGSFIPTKVVNVVLILATGGSAGKESPCAQIGAGIGSVCANLFRVDDADRRKMVLCGFCAGFACVFGAPMAGALFGIEVLAVGVIFYDVLLPAFIASLTAYQVSSALGVTFFYYPLTFIPAFGQGFFIQLLAGGLFFGLCAYTLIRAIRQSTAFTNSLPLWRPWKGLLGGLILVGLTLTFSRDYLGLGLNLMEDCIKGLQVSPYAFLLKALFTIITLSISRSGSVITPILFIGATAGSFFSDLVGADQSTFAAIGFVSLLAGTTNTPIASSILAIELFGATVAPYAAVSCVISFLMSGHQSLYASQRLVIPKSEALAAEPGKPIGNLKSSGQPTEIQLPAWLRRIRLFLKR